TCGAGAACGAGTTGTCGATTTTCGCAATCTGCGCCATGCGTTCTGGGGTAGTTTTGAGCGAGTGCCTGAACGCGAACGCAAGAAACAGAACCGTCGCGAAAAATATCGCGAACACGATTCCCGTAAGCTCTTCGAGAAAATCGACAAACGACAGCCCCGCCGCGCTTCCGATAATGATGTTCGGAGGGTCGCCGATGAGAGTCGCCGTGCCGCCGATGTTCGAGGCGAAAATTTCGGTAAGCAGAAACGGCACGCAGGGGACGTCGAGCTTTTTGCAAATCGCGAAAGTAATCGGCATGACGAGAATGACGGTCGTTACGTTGTCGAGAAACGCGCTGACAAGCGCGGTAAAAAGCCCGAGCGAAACCAGAATGAGCACGGGGCGGCCGCGCGTCTTCTTCATGATTGCGTTGGCAAGGTAGGTGAAGATTCCGCTGCGGGTCGTGATTGAGACAATAATCATCATCGAAATCAGCAGGAATATGACGTTGAAGTCTATGAAATTTACAAAATAGTTCGGGTTGGGAGAGCCGTCGGGAAGGGATTTCGTCTGCCCCACAAGCCCCAAGAGAATCGCCAAGCACGCCCCCACGAGAGCCACGACCGATTTCGAAACGATTTCGGCGGCGATAAACACATACGCCAAAAGCAGCAAGCCCGCCGACACTGCGACGGAATTTG
The Opitutia bacterium KCR 482 genome window above contains:
- a CDS encoding ArsB/NhaD family transporter; translated protein: MEDLMNWVAANSVAVSAGLLLLAYVFIAAEIVSKSVVALVGACLAILLGLVGQTKSLPDGSPNPNYFVNFIDFNVIFLLISMMIIVSITTRSGIFTYLANAIMKKTRGRPVLILVSLGLFTALVSAFLDNVTTVILVMPITFAICKKLDVPCVPFLLTEIFASNIGGTATLIGDPPNIIIGSAAGLSFVDFLEELTGIVFAIFFATVLFLAFAFRHSLKTTPERMAQIAKIDNSFSKIVDMRLTVRSLLVLFLVIAGFMLHGILKIETSVVALFGASILLIFEKPADIFKEVEWNTIFFFIGLFVIVGGLEASGGIKLMAEEVLKITHGSQSATALMILWASGVISGVIDNIPYTATMTPMISEIRNSMGAEYALPLWWCLSLGACLGGNMTLIGAAANVIVSENAAKHGCPISFMQFLKNGVVVVLISLSISTLYISLRFLHGA